The Lutibacter profundi genome includes a region encoding these proteins:
- the lpdA gene encoding dihydrolipoyl dehydrogenase — protein sequence MKKYDVAVIGSGPGGYVAAIRCAQLGLKTAIIEKYNTLGGTCLNVGCIPSKALLDSSHHYYDANKHFTSHGINVKGLEVDFKQMIARKNEVVAQTSGGINYLMDKNNITTLQGIGSFIDPTHITITKNNGDTEQIEVSKTIIATGSKPSTLPFIKLDKKRIITSTEALNLTEIPKHLIVIGGGVIGLELGSVYSRLGSDVSVIEYMPTITPGMDAMLSKELQKSLKKQGLKFFTGHKVTSVVNNGNEVIITAANKKGVSTEFKGDYTLISVGRKPYTKGLGLETIGIKVNEMGQIETNEQLQTNVSTIYAIGDVVKGAMLAHKAEEEGTMVAELIAGQKPHIDYNLIPGVVYTWPEVATVGKTEEQLKEAGVNYKSGTFAMRALGRARASMDIDGQIKVLADAKTDEILGVHMIGARAADMIAEAVIAMEFRASSEDIARSSHAHPTYTEAFKEACLAVNNRAIHS from the coding sequence ATGAAAAAATATGACGTAGCCGTTATAGGCTCAGGACCAGGAGGGTATGTTGCAGCCATACGCTGTGCGCAATTAGGCTTAAAAACTGCTATTATTGAAAAATACAATACACTAGGTGGCACCTGCCTAAACGTTGGTTGTATTCCTTCAAAGGCTTTGTTAGATTCTTCACATCATTACTATGATGCTAATAAACACTTTACCTCTCATGGAATTAATGTAAAAGGACTTGAAGTTGATTTTAAGCAAATGATTGCTCGTAAAAATGAAGTAGTTGCACAAACTTCGGGTGGTATTAATTATTTGATGGATAAAAATAATATTACTACACTTCAAGGTATTGGAAGCTTTATTGATCCCACTCATATTACTATTACCAAAAATAATGGAGATACGGAACAGATTGAAGTAAGTAAAACTATAATTGCAACAGGTTCAAAACCATCAACTTTACCCTTTATAAAATTAGATAAAAAAAGAATTATTACTTCAACTGAGGCGTTAAACTTAACTGAAATTCCAAAACATTTAATTGTTATTGGTGGTGGTGTAATTGGATTAGAATTAGGTTCAGTTTACAGCAGATTAGGATCTGATGTCTCTGTTATAGAGTATATGCCTACAATTACACCTGGTATGGATGCTATGCTTTCGAAAGAATTGCAAAAATCATTAAAAAAACAAGGTTTAAAATTTTTTACTGGTCACAAAGTTACTTCTGTTGTTAATAATGGAAATGAAGTTATTATTACAGCAGCTAATAAAAAAGGTGTTTCAACTGAATTTAAAGGAGATTATACGTTAATTTCAGTAGGAAGAAAACCTTACACTAAAGGATTAGGGCTAGAGACCATTGGTATTAAAGTGAATGAAATGGGTCAAATAGAAACCAATGAACAATTACAAACCAATGTATCAACTATTTATGCTATTGGCGACGTTGTAAAAGGAGCAATGTTAGCACACAAGGCTGAAGAAGAAGGAACTATGGTTGCTGAATTAATTGCAGGTCAAAAACCACATATTGATTACAATTTAATCCCTGGCGTTGTTTATACATGGCCTGAAGTTGCTACGGTTGGTAAAACAGAAGAGCAATTAAAAGAAGCTGGTGTAAATTACAAATCTGGCACTTTTGCTATGCGTGCATTGGGTAGAGCAAGAGCAAGTATGGATATTGACGGACAAATAAAAGTATTGGCTGATGCTAAAACAGATGAAATTTTAGGAGTTCACATGATTGGAGCTAGAGCCGCAGATATGATAGCTGAAGCTGTTATTGCTATGGAGTTTAGAGCTTCTTCTGAAGATATTGCCCGTTCA